The segment TCCGCCGCACCACCGCCTGGGTGGTCAGATAGGTGCCGCGCAGATTGCCCGTGAGATAGCCGTCCAGCTCCTCCTCGGTGACCTCGGCGAAGGGGCGCGGGGCGAAGGTGCCGGCGTTGTTCACCAGGACGTCCACGCCCCCGAAGCGCTCGACCGCCGCCGCGACCAGCGTCGCCCCGGTCACGGCTTCGCCGATACCGCCCGCCACCGCGGCGACCCGCTCCGGGTGCCCGAGCAGTGCCGCGGCCCCGGCGAGACGGTCCGGGTCCCGGCCGTTGATCACCACCCGGGCGCCCCGGGCCAGGAAGGCGCGGGCGATATCCAGCCCGATACCGCTGGACGAGCCGGTGACGATCACCGTGGTGCCGTTCCCGCCGTTCCCGTCGTTCCCGTCGTCATCCGTCATGTTCGTACTCCTCTGTCCGTGCCGTGCGGGTGAACCCCGTGCACTGTCGAACCTAGAAGCGCCCAAGTCATAACACCACGACGGATTTTGAAGCGTTGGATAACCTGAACTTATGGATTGGGATCTGCGTGACCTCGAACTGCTGCGGGTCACCGCCGAGACGGGCTCTCTCACCGCCGCCGCCGGACGGCTCCATGTGAGCCAGCCCGCGCTGAGCCAGCGGCTCACCAGACTGGAAGACCGGCTGGGGCTGAGGCTCTTCGACCGCCGGGGCCGCCGTCTGGTCCCCAACGCGGCCGGACACCGGGCGCTCGCCGCCGCCCATCACGTACTGACGGAGCTACAGGCCGCCACCCGGGACCTCAAGGACCTGAAGGAGGGCAAGGAGCGGCGGGTGCGTTTCACCGCGCAGTGCAGCACCACCTTCCAGTGGCTGCCGCCGGTGATCCGGGCCTTCCGGGAGCGCCATCCGGACGCCGAGGTCAGGATCGAGACCGTCCCGGACGACGCCCCGGTGCCCGCGCTGCTGGCCGACCGGGTGGATGTGGCACTGCTGACCAAGCCCGACCGGGAACAGGACCGGGTGGAGCTGCTGCGGCTCTTCGACGACGAGATGACGGCCGTCGTCCCGGCGGACCACCCGTGGGCCGACCGGCCCCGGCTGACCGCCCGTGACTTCGACGGGGCCCATCTGGTCCTCTACGACGTCTACGACCAGAACCGCGTCCCGGCGATCCCGCTGCCGCTGCCCCCGGGCGCCCGGCCCGGCCGGATCACCACCATGCCGGTGATCACCGACCTGGTGGTCGAGATGGTCGCGGGCGGCCAGGGTGTCACCGTACTGCCGAACTGGGCGGCGGCCCCGTACGTCTCCTCCCACGGCCTGGCCCTGGTCCCCATGGGTCCCCGGCCACTGACCCGCACCTGGTATCTCGCGACCCGCCCCGGCCCCAAGCCCCCGTACCTCCGGGCCTTTCTGGAGGAACTGACGGCCGGCCTCGGCAGACCGGCGGCCTGACGCCATCCGGCCGTGCCCGCCCCCTTCGGTCGGGGGCGGGCACGGCGTGCGTGGTGGTCCGTACGGTCAGACCCCGGACGAGTCCTTCGCGTACGGCGACTCCGTCACGGGCCCGGCCACAGGCCCCGTCGAGGTCGCGGCGCCGACGGTCGGGCCGTCCTCGCTGAGGCCGTACCGCTGGTGGAGCCTGCGCAGGAAGCGGGGCGCGTACCAGGCCGAGGGGCCGAGGAGGCGCATCGCGGCGGGGACCAGGACACCGCGTACGGCGATGGCGTCGATCAGGATGGCCAGTCCGCTGCCCAGCCCGAACAGCTGGAGGAAACTGAGTTCGGCCGTCCCGAAGGCGAAGAAGGACACGGCCAGCAGACCGGCCGCCGCGGTGACGATGCGTCCCGTGCGGCCGAGGCCGTTGGCCACGGCGGACTCGTTGTCCTCGCCCAGATCGTGGAGTTCCTTGATCCTGCTGGTGACGAAGACCTCGTAGTCCATCGAGAGACCGAAGGCGACGCAGAACATCAGCACGGTCATGGACACATCCATCGGCTGCGGGGTGAATCCGAGCAGCGACGAGAGGTTCCCGTCCTGGAAGATCCAGGTCATGACGCCGAGGGTGGCCCCCAGGCTGATCAGGTTGAGCAGCAGCGCCCGCAGCGGCTGCACGATGCTTCCGGTGAAGAGGAAGAGCAGGACGAAGGTGGACAGGGCGACCAGACCGACCGCGAGGGGGAGCCGGCCGCCGATGGAGTCCTTGGAATCGACCAGTACGGCGTCGACTCCCCCCACCAGCGGGCGTGATCCGTCCGGCGGAGTGACCGCCCGCACCCGCTCGACGAGGCGCTGGGCCTCGTCCGACTTCGCCGCCAGGGCGCTCACCACGTTGATCCGCTGCGCGTCGGGGCGGCCGAGGGCGGCGTTGGCGGGGCCGGTCTCGGCCGACCGCCCCTCGGTGTAGGTTCCGGCGCTGGTCTCGACCCGGGCGACTCCGTCCAGCCCGGACAGGGCGATCGCGTACGACTCCAGAGGGGCCTTGTCGACGGGCCGGTCGATGACGACATGCAGGGCCGCCTCGTCGGTGCCGTCGAAGTCCTTCTCCAGCACCGCCGCGACCTGACGGCTCTCCGCGCTCTCGGGAAGCACCCGCTCGTCCGGTGTGCCGAAGGTGATGCCCAGCAGCGGGCTCGCCGCGAGGAGGAGCACCGCGAGTACGGGCAGCGCGGTGAGGGCGGGCCGCCGCATGACGGTACGGGCCAGCCCGCCCCAGACGCTGCCCCGGGCGTCGGAGCGCCCCGGGTTCACCCACGGCAGCCGGCCGCTGTTGACCCGGTGCCCCAGGACGACGAAGAGGGCCGGCAGCACGAACAGGGTGCTGACGGCGGCGATGACGACGACACCGGTCCCGGCGTATCCGAACGAGCGCAGGAAGTACTGCGGGAACACCAGGAGCGCCCCGAGCGCGGCGGCCACCGTCGCGGCGGAGAAGGCGACCGTACGGCCCGCGGTGGTCACCGTCCGCCGGACGGCGTCCTCCACCGTCTCCCCGGCCGCGAGTTGTTCGCGGAACCGGCTGACCATCAGCAGGGCGTAGTCGATGCCCAGTCCGAGGCCCAGCGCGGTGGTCAGGTTGATCGCGAAGACGGAGACATCGGTGACACTGCCGAGTACGAAGAGCTGGGCGAAGGTGCCGATGACGGCGATCAGCCCGATCGCCAGCGGCAGCAGGGCCGCGACGACGCTGCCGAAGACGAGCAGCAGGAGAACGAGGGTCAGGGGTACGGCGATGGCCTCGGCCAGGATGAGATCGTCGCCCACCTGGCTGCCCATCTCGTCGCCCGCCGCAGTGCCGCCGCCCGCCCGGACCGTCAGGGCGTCCTCGTACGTCCCGGTGTACCTCTCGATGACGGCCTTGGCGTTCTCGCTCTGCTCCGTCTCGTCACCCTTCACATGGGCGAGCACCAGGGCCTCGCGGCCGTTCTCGGAACGGAGGCCGGGATTTCCCTCGTCCCAGTACGAGACCACGTTCTCCAGGCCCGGCTCCTTCCTGAGGTCGGCCACCAGGGCCCGGCCGTTCCGCTCGGTGGCCGGGGTGTCGACGCCGCCTTCGGAGGGACGGACCAGCAGGACGAGGTTCGTCTCCCCGCCGAACTTCTCGCCGATGACCTTCCCCGCCCGGGTGGACTGCGAGGTGGGGTCGTCATAGCCGCCTTCCAGGAGTTTGCCGAACGCGCCGGTGCCTGCGGCACCCATGAGGGCCACGGCCACGACGGCGATGACAAGGACCAGCCGGGCCCGGCGAATCACCAGCTCGGCTATGCGTTCAAACACGCGTGATCTCCCTTTCGCGCACTGATGGTGAGAGTCCGGCGAACGCGCAGTCACTCTTCTCGTCGCCGCTGCCGAAGCTAGCGGGCTACCAGATAATTTGGCAGTGTTAGATTTTCTTCACTGGTCATAACTTTCCGGTACCGCGCCAGGAGTTGCCGTCGTAAGGTCGTCGCATGCCTGCGGAAGAACGTGTGACGGCCCGGCCCACCCTGCGCGAGCGGCGCCGGGCGGCCGCCACTCAGGAGATCCTGGACGCCGCCGAGCGCCATATCGACGAGAACGGCCCGGCGGCGCTGTCCCTGCGCGCGGTCGCCCGGGACCTGGGGATGACCGTCCAGGCGCTGTACCACTACTTTCCGAGCTGGGCCGAGCTCGTCACCGCGCTCATCGCCAAGGCGTACGGCGATCTGGCCGACGCCCTACAGACCGCCGTGGACACGGCGGCGGAGGATCCGGACCTGCCGCGGGTGCTGGTCGCGGCCGAGGAGTACCGCCGATGGGCCGTCACCCATCCCGAGCGGTTCAAACTCCTCTACGGAACCCCCCTGCGGCAGTACGCGGCACCCGCCGGCGGGCCGACCTCCCTGGCGATGAGACGGATCAGCGAGATCTTCCAGCGGGAGATGTTCGACGGGTTCACCCGTGCTCAGCTGGAAGCGGCCGACACCCCGCCGCTCTCCCCCTCGCTGAGGGCAGATCTGGAGCAGCTTCCGGCACCGGGCTTGGGAGCCGTGCCGCCTCCCGCGACCACCCTTCTCCTGAGCGCGTGGGGTCATTTGCACGGCCTGGTCGTCCTGGAGGTGTTCGGGCACACCTCCTTCCTCGGCGAACACCGGGCCGAGATCTTCCGCCGGGGGGTGCGGAACCTGGTGGAGGACCTCCACCGACGGATTCCCGTCGCGGAATAGCCGATAACCGACTGGCCATCAGCAACAGCGGGCCGCGGTTGCGCCGGTGAAACAGAACGGATGGGCAGCCGATGCCGTATCCACGCGTGGTGGATGCGCGGGCTGTCGATAGTGACGGAGTCCACGGACGCCGTGGACCATCCCACTGTCCCCTCGCACGGAGGCTTCTCCCTGTGTCACCGAACCCTGTGAACCCTGTGACCCCTGTGTCACCGAATCCCGGGTCACCGAATCCTGTGCCGTCGAATCCGCCGTCACCGATATCCGATCACCGCGGTGAGCAGCCCGGCCCGGCCGGCGGCGCGCGCCGTCGCCGCGCCCTGGCCGTCTCCGCCCTGGTGCTGGCCGGACTGCAGACGAGCACCGGTCTCGCCGCAGCACAGGACAGCGCGCGTCCCGCCCGGACGGGACTCGACTGGCAGCTCTGCGCCACCGCGACACCGGACTGGCCGATCAAGAACGACACCCGCACCGAGTGCGCGGAGCTCTCCGTACCGATGGACTACGCGAAGCCCGGCGGCCGGAAGATCACGATCGCGGTGAGCCGCGTCAAGGCCACCGACCGGAAGACCTCCGAGGCCCCCATCGTGTTCTCCCTGGGCGGACCGGGGACCTACAACATCACCAACTCGGCGACGATGACCCAGCGCGGACTCGCCACACTCAACACCAACCGCGATTTCATCGGTCTTGACATTCGGGGATCCGGCTACAGCGACCGCATCGACTGCGTCGACAAGCCGTTCGCCGAACCCGCCCCGACGGCACCGGAGAAGAGCTTCAAGAAGGCCGAATTCGACCACCAGGCGGAGTTCAACAACCGCTGTGCGGCCATCGACCCGGAGTTCGTACGACAGATCACCCCGGAGAACGCCGCCCGCGACATCGACCGGCTGCGGACCGCGCTCGGCACCGAGAAGCTCAGCTTCCACGGGGCCTCCTTCGGTACCGCGGTCGGACTGGCCTACCGCTCCCTGTTCGACCACCGCACGGAACGCATGTGGCTGGACTCGGTGATGCCCCCGAAACGTCACTGGCCCACCATGGACACCGAAATGGAGGCGCCCGGCAAAGCGGACTTCGCGCCGTTCGTCACCTGGCTGACCAAGCGCGACGCCGAATACCACCTGGGCACCGACGACTCCACCGTCCGCCAACGCCTGGGCGATCTCCGCAGCGAACTGGAGAAGAAGCCGCGCACCGGCGGCGGAGTACGCCTGTCCGGGAACTGGGTGATCGATCAGGCCCTCCGCCCCCAGGAGGAGTGGGACGAAGCGGCGAAGAACCTGGTCGCGGTACGCAATGGCGGTACGCCGGCGACGCCCCCGGCAGCCGCGTCCGAACCGACAACGCCACGCCCCTTCGGGCTGGGCAACCCGCGTACCGGCTTCAACAACCTCCAGTACAACGCGATGCTCTGTAACACCGCCACCGCGAGCCGCGGCTTCGGTGAACTGTGGACGGCCCGCGAGGCCCGCCGTACGGCCGACCCCATGACGGGAGGGACACAGTTCACCACGTGGTGCGCCCAGTGGCCGCTGAACGCCCCGCCCGCCAAGTCCACCCACGGCAAGAGCGCGCTCCAGCTCTCCGGCCATCTCTACGAGGGCGTCACCCCCTATGTATGGGCCGAACAGGCCCGGGACGCCACCGGAGGCACCCTGTTGACCATTCCGGACAAGGGGCACGCCTCCGTACCCGAAACGCCCTGCGCCGCCGAGAAGGCGATCACCTTCTTCCGCACCGGCCGCCAAGCCGGGGGCACCTGCACCGACGGCCAACAGCCCTGACCGCTGAACCCGAGCGGGAAGTGACCCTGTTCACCCCGCGAGGCCCGTCAGCAGCACCCTCAGTACGGACTCCTCCTCGACGCGCGCAGGCTGTGCTCGGTCAGCGCGAGTGCCGGGGCCGGGTCCCATGGCGACAGTGCCGGTCTCCCGTCCAATGGCCGCGGATCGGGTCCGGCGGCCGCCACCGCCGCACGGTAGTCGCCGGCCGTATAGCGCCAGGGCCGCCAGGGGGCATGTCCCGACAGTGTCGTAGCGATTCGCAGACCGTCCCAGTCGAAGTCGCCGTGGTAGCGGAGAGCGGTACCGAGCCCGTGCTGCGAGGCGAGGAGGGTCAGGGCGGCGGCCGACGGCTGGCCCTGGACACAGCCAGGGGCCGGGCCTCCGGTCCGTGCCGGTCCGCTGCGGCCGAGAGGACCGCGGGATTCTCACAGATGTGGACCACGGGCGGTGCCGTCCGCGGCGGACGGCGGGCGAGCTGACGGAGGGTGAGTACGCGCGGCTCACCGGCGGACCTCATCGTGCCGGCTCGTAACGACGTCACCAGAAGCGCTGGAGGACGCCTGTGCGCTGGAGCTCCGCCACATGCTCCGCGGCCCGCGCCGGCGCCGAGCCTCCTCTGATGAGGGTTCCGGCCTCGATGTTCCGGTCCACTCCCGATTGTGTGAGGTTGGCGCTGGTGGTCAGCAGCGTCCGCCGGTCGGCCACGGCCAGCTTCGCGTGCGTCTTGGCCCCGGGCTCCGCCCTCTTGTCCGGCGGCCAGTGCCAGAGGCGTGCCCCCGGCACATCGGTGAACGCGCTCGCCGGTTCCTCCCCGGAAAGGGCGCTGCCCGCGCCTTGCAGCGTCTCGACGACGATGTCCAGGCCGACGCCCCGGGCCGCGGCATCCTGCAACGCCTCTATCAGAGGTGGGTACCGCCGTGCCGAATAGGTCATGAGAGTCAGCTCTGTCCGTGCCTCGGCGATCAGCCCCAGGAGTGCCCGGTCCGTGGACCGTACGGGCACCCGGTGGGAGGAAGGGCCGCTCCACACCAGTGAGACCTCCTGTTCCCGGTCGCGCTGCGCGTAGCCGGCGGCCAGCCCGTGCAGCCAGGCCGCGGCTTCCTCCCGGGACAGGCCGTCGGTGTCGATCGCATCGAGCACGGCAGCCGCGGCCTCCGTGTAGGCGGCGGCCGACCGGACTGTGAGCAGTGTGGCACGGGGCTCTCCGGCCGCTATGCCGTCGGCCAATGCGCCCAGCGCGAGGACTCCCGCGGCTGCCTCCGCCTCCGCGGCCGCCTTGAGCAGCCGTACCCATCTCACTTGAGGCCCTGGAGGAGCACGAGGTCCGGGCCGTCGACGGGGACGATGAACCGCCGGTCCAGGAAGCGGTTGCCGCGCTCACAGGTCGTCTCCGACACGAACAGGCATACATGGCAGGCGGCGCCGTGCAGGAAGTCCTCGTGCGGTGGCCGGGGCAGCCGGTCCGCGCACAGCGGGTCGGAGGAGCACCGCTCGGCATCATGGAGGGCGCGCCGGACCACCCTGCTGAACTTCTCCGGTTCCGCCAGGGCCACCAGCCCGCCCAGGGTCCCTTCGGCGTCGGGGACCGCGGTGTACATCAGGATGCCGGTACGCCGGTCGTCCTCCCGGCCGGCGTAGATCCGTTCGGAGAGGCTCGCCGAGGAGTAGCCGCATTCCAGCGAGATGGCACGGATCAGCAGATGCGACAGTGTGTGGAGCGCGATGTAGCGGGCTCCCGGCCAGCCGCGCAGCGGGTCGTCGTTCTCCTCGACCCGGCCCGAGTAGCGGTTTCGGCGGAACTCGACGTAGGCGTCCCGGTGTGCCGTGAGGGCCGTGGTGCCGGCCACCCGCTGCTCCCAGTCGGCCATCAGCTCGTCCGAGACCCGTAGGAAGATGCCCTCGCCGCGAACCTCGCTGGCCGGTACCCAGGCCGGAACGCGGCCGCGGGACAGGGGCGCGCGGGCCACCAGGGTGGGGTCTTCGGGGTCCGGGGCGTCGAGCCGGGTGAACCCGATCAACGCCCTCACCTCCCGCAGCCGCTCCGCCTGGACGACATGGGAGAAGATCCCGTCGAGGGCCGGTGGTACCGGTACGTCGCGCAGCGCGAAGTCCTCGGTCGGTTCGGGAAGCTGCGGTCCGGTGAAGATTTCCCATTCGGGTGTGAGCAGGTCCGGATACGAGGCGCCCTCCGAGGACGGGGGCTCCGCGGCCGCGGCCCGGTGCGCCTCGATGGCCTCGAAAACCTCGGCCTGGCTCCACTGGTGCAGCGGTTTGAACTGCGGGAGCTCCCACACCATGTCGAGGAACTCCGGCGACTTCGCCTTCTGCAGGTGCTCCCACAGCTGTTCCACCTTGCCCTGCAGGGCACTCCCGCCGGTCGGCGGCACGGCCAGGACGCTGAGTGTCTGCGCGAACCACTGGTTCGACGCGCCGATGACGAGCGGCTTGGGCCGCTGCTTGCAGCCTGCCGGATCGAAGGATGCCAGATGGGGGTGGCGGCCCCGGCAGTGCGGCAGGCTGATCTCGCCGCGCTGCCCCATGGCGTCGCGGATGTTGCGCTCGCTGCCGCAGTTGACGCAGCGCACCTTCACATTGGCCGCCTGGTTGCCGCCGTGGTCGAGCATCTCCAGCCGTGGATGGCTGGCCTCGGCGCAATTCCCGCCGCGGTGGACGAACGACGCGTATGGGAAGTCGTCCAGATGCCCGGCTTGGCAGACCAGGACGAAGCGCGCCGCGACGGCGAGCGGGCCCTTGCCTTTGCGCCTGGCGGTGCAGTTGCCGTGGAAGAAGCGCGCCTGGTCGGGACGCCGGGGCTTGGCATTCTCGAACGTGAAGATCTTGGAGTCGAGGCCGCCGAGAGCGTTGCAAGCGGTGCACCGCAGCCACTGGGGGAAGGGGAGGACCGGGACGCCGACGCGGGATGCGGGGCCGGTGGGGTCGTTGTCCGTGCCGTCGATCCAGGGCGCGGGCCGCAACTGGGTGACCTGGGCGCCGTACGGTTCGCCTATCAGGCCGTTGACGGCCCGCAGCAGCCGCGGCTCCTTCAGGTCCGCCCACTCGAACGCGTCGTACTGCCAGTCGTCGATCCCCCGCACCAGGACGGCGAAGTTGGGCAGGTCGACCAGAGCGCCCACCCCGCCGGTGTACATCAGATGGCTGGGGCGTACGGATCCGACCCGGCGCCGGTGCTGTGACTTGTCCGTCATCCCTGTGCCCTCTTCCCGTGACGGCCCGCCCTCTCGGCCTTGCCGTCCAGTACGGCGCCCGTTTCATCTCCCTCGGGCGAGTCCTCGTCGTCGGAGCCGGGCCGGCCCGCCCCGGCCGCGTAGCTCCACGCGGGCGCCCCGCCGACCACGTCGTAGAGGCCGGCCCCCGGCACCAGCAGGTTGATCTCGTTCTCCGTCTCACGCATCGACTGGGCGACCGTGAGCTCGTCCCAGGTGGCGCCGGTGGCCCGGTTGAGCAGCCCGCTGAGCCGCTGGCCCTGCCACGCCGCCTCCTCGTATCCGAGACGGGCGGAGCCCTGTTTCTTACGCGCCCAGGCGTCCTTGAGGACCTCGATGCGCTCCCCGAGATACTTGCGGGCACGCGGTCCGCCGACGGTCTCGGCGCGGTCCAGGAACCGCTCGGTGACTTGCTGCGCGACCGGGCCGTCGAGGTCGAGGTCGTAGGCGTCGTGGTTGCGGGAGTGCGGAATGGTCGCGTTGCGCACGGCGGCGATCCAGGCCGCCGCCGTCGTCCGGTCCAGGGAGCGGCGGGCGAACGGGGTGACGGAGAGGGCTTCGACCTGCCGGTAGAAGGTGGCGTGGTAGTGCCCGAAGTTCTCGAAGTGGGCCAAGTCCCGTGGCCGCGTCCAGTTGTAGAGCGCCACGACCAGTCCCGGGCGCCGGGCATCGCGGCCGACGCGCGAGGACGCCTGGATGTACTCGGCCGTGTTCTTGGGCTGGCCGACGACCATCATGAGGCCGAAGCGGGAGACGTCGACCCCTACCTGGAGCATGGAGGTCGCGATGACCGCGTCGATCGCTCCCGTCCCCTCGTTGCGCAGTCCCAGCTTCGAGAAGTCGAGGCGCTGCTTGCGCTGTCCGGCCTCGCGCAGTTCGTCGGCGACCGCCTGTCGCCGCACGGTGGTGTCCATGGACTCGTCGAAGGACACTTCAAGACGGGACAGTACCTCCGTGATGTCGGCGGAGGAGATGCGTGAGGTCAGCTCCTGGACGGACAGCATCTCCGTGCGGCGCAGGAGGCGGTTCGACAGGCCCTTGCGGGTTCCGTGGATCCGCACACGGGTGGTGATGTCGTCGTCGAGGAAGCGCCGCATACCGGCGAGTTCCCGCGTGGCGTTGAAGTAGCCGACCAGCGTCATATAGGGGTCGGCGGGCTTGCCGTGCCGGTCGAAGAGGGTCTGACCGGCCAGGAACAGGATCTCGGCGACCCTGATCTCGGCCTGCTTCATACGGACGCCGTGGGCGCAGATGCCCAGATAGCGCCGCCCAGGCGCTTCCTTCGAGAGCTCGACCTGCTGGGAGAAGAAGGTGTCGCCGATGTCGATGACCTGGGGCGGGAAGATCGCCGACTTCCGCGCGAAGACACCGCTGATCTGGTCCGCCGACCGCTTGGTCGTCGCCGTGGATGCCACGATCTTGGGCCCGACGCGGACGGTGGTCCCGTAGGCGTCCTGCGCCGGCCAGCCGCACAGCTCGTCCACCGCCGCCTCGAAGAGGCCGACGGTGGTGCCCAGCGCGCCCGAGATCAGATGGAGTTCGTCCTGGATGATCAGGTCCGGCGGGCGCAGCCGTGTCACCGGCTTGCTCCTCACGGCCGCGTGCTTGCCCTTGGCCTGGTGCTTCTCCCCGCACTTGGTACGGGTGTCGAGGTCCGCGTGCCGGTAGCCGTGCCTCGGGCAGAGGTCGGAGACCCGCCCGAAGAGCATGCCCGCCTGGCCGCGCCACGGCAGCTGCGCCAGTTTGTCGACGGTGGCGATCAGCAGGCCGGGGGCCAGCCGGTAGATCTCCTCGTCCACCGTCAGGATGGGCAGGCCCTCACCCGGTGAGCGGCGCTGCGAGAACGGACACGCCTGCTTGCCCTCGCCGTTCGGGCAGTAGAGCAGGATGCGGCGCAGGTCACCGTCGGCGTGCAGATCGCGCTGGGCGCTCAGTGCGGAACCGCACCAGGGGCAGGCCAGCGTCTGGAGCACCTTCGCGCCCTTGCCGTCTCCGGCGCCCTTGGCTTCGGCGATCTGCTTCTCGGCCTCGTCGAAACTGTTCGGGGAGACCGCGCCGCCCACCCAGAGGCCGATCCGGAAGGGAGTGGTCCCCCAGCGCACGTCGCCGCCGTCGTAGGCCTCGCGGCGCAGCACTTCGGCGGCGCAGACCAGCGCCGCCGCCCGCTGGAACTGCTGGGCGGTCAGCAGCCGCAGGGTGTACCGCATCAGTACGGCGACGCCGGCCTCGCCACTGCGGGCGTCATCGCCCGTGCCGATCGTCCCCTGGAGCCGGCGGATGGCGAAGGTGAAGGCCGCGAGCCCGAGGTAGGCCTCGGTCTTGCCGCCGCCGGTCGGGAAGAACAGCAGGTCGACGATGCCGTCCGGGCCCGCCTCTCGCTCTTTCAGCGTCGGGTCGGCGAGTGCCCGGAGGTTGAGGAGGACGAAGGCCAGCTGGAACGGGCGCCACGATGCGGCTGCCGGCCCCTCGGCGTCGATGCGCTGCTTGGCCTCCTGGAACGCGATGCCTTCCCGCTCCCGCAGCGCCGCGATGGCGGTGTGGCGTCGCTGGAGGGCCATGGCCCGGTTGGCGAACCGGAACGCTTCCAGCACCTCGGGCCGTTCGGGGTTCGAGAGGGCATCCACGCCGAGGGCGATCCGGACGGCGACGTCCCGGGCCTGACCGATCGCGTCGAGGGCGCCGGCGCGCAGCGCCCCGGTCAGCTGTTCCGCCTGCGCGTCCCGCTCGTCGAGCCAGGCGCTGTAGCCGTCGGCGAGTGGAGCCAGGGCGTCACGCAGCGCGGCCGGGGGGAGCACGGCGAGCTCGTCCATGGACAGCTCGATGCCGTCGAGGTGCTGCGCCGTCGCCCCGGACGGGGCGATCGTGGCCGGGACGTCGTGTACCGGCAACCAGGTGGTCGTGAGGGCGTGGGCCCGGCGCTGCCCCTTGTCGACGGTGACCGCCACGGCTACGTTGCGGCCCGCCGCGTGCTTCAGACGGTCGCGGTAGAGCAGCGTCAGGTGCTGCTCCTCCAAGTCGGCCGCCCCGAAAATGTCCTGGGCGGCTTCCGCGGCCTCGTCCAGCGGATCGGAGATCGGCAGGAAGACCGGCGCCGTGCCGTCGGCGGCCGTCACGTGCAGCTCGGTCTGGAACAGCCAGGCAGCGTCCTTCGCCTGCTGGGGCTCGTCCTGCGCGTTGACGAGCGACAGCTCGACGACGCGGCTCGGCCCCGCGGCACCCGGCCGGTCGCGTACTTCCGCGACCAGCCGCACCCCGGGGGCGTCCTCTCGGTCGGCGGTGAGTGGCAGGACCTGGCGGGGCGCGCTGTCGAGCGGGACGGTGACGACCTTCTCGACCTGCTCTCGGCTCCAGGTGGAACGCGCGACGTCGTCGTCGCCGAGAACCTGCGACCGGTGGTACTGCCCCCAACGGATCCGTACGGCGACCGCCGCAGTGTCGTCCGCTGCCGGGACGGCGAACATCAGGCCCATCGACGAGGCCCACATGCGCCCCGCGTTCTGGGTGGTGAGCCGCTCCGGGAGCCCCTGGTCGGTGCCGTCCCCTTCTCCGTCGGAGTCGTCGAGGAGCTGTTCGTCGGCGGCGGCGAGGCTGGTGCTCAGGGCACGCTTCGGACCGATCCGCCCCACCAGATACCGGTCCCGGGGCCCGGCGGCCCGGTGGTCGAACACCTCGTCCGGCCCGTCCCACGGGCCGAGCAGGTCCCGGCTGATGAGCTCGCCCAGGTCGTCCCGGATCTCGTACGAGGACGCCGGCACGAAGTTCTGCGCCACCTCACGGACCCGCTGGAGGAGGTCCTCCTCCGTCGAACCGCTTTTACTGCCCGGGCCTTCGGCGGTTTTGCCCGTCGCCATCAGTGCATCCCTCTTCCGTCCCTCGCGCGGTGCCCTCGCGCGGTGCCCTCGCGGGCCCCTCCCCACAGCGCGGCCGACGCCGCCCGGACCGTGACAGCCGGTCATGATTCCGATGCTAACGAGCACCACCGACATCAGACTTGCGGTATCGCCCCGGACAGCGCCTGTTCGAGCAGTTCGCCGATGTCCTTGTCCCCGCGCTCGGCAAGCCGTTCCAGCAGAGCGGCACCGTCCTGGCCTGGCTCCATGCCGATGCGGCGGGCGATGACCTCGACCGCCTCCGCCGGGGTCACCGCGGCCGTCCAGCCGGTGAGCCGGAC is part of the Streptomyces qinzhouensis genome and harbors:
- the drmA gene encoding DISARM system helicase DrmA, yielding MATGKTAEGPGSKSGSTEEDLLQRVREVAQNFVPASSYEIRDDLGELISRDLLGPWDGPDEVFDHRAAGPRDRYLVGRIGPKRALSTSLAAADEQLLDDSDGEGDGTDQGLPERLTTQNAGRMWASSMGLMFAVPAADDTAAVAVRIRWGQYHRSQVLGDDDVARSTWSREQVEKVVTVPLDSAPRQVLPLTADREDAPGVRLVAEVRDRPGAAGPSRVVELSLVNAQDEPQQAKDAAWLFQTELHVTAADGTAPVFLPISDPLDEAAEAAQDIFGAADLEEQHLTLLYRDRLKHAAGRNVAVAVTVDKGQRRAHALTTTWLPVHDVPATIAPSGATAQHLDGIELSMDELAVLPPAALRDALAPLADGYSAWLDERDAQAEQLTGALRAGALDAIGQARDVAVRIALGVDALSNPERPEVLEAFRFANRAMALQRRHTAIAALREREGIAFQEAKQRIDAEGPAAASWRPFQLAFVLLNLRALADPTLKEREAGPDGIVDLLFFPTGGGKTEAYLGLAAFTFAIRRLQGTIGTGDDARSGEAGVAVLMRYTLRLLTAQQFQRAAALVCAAEVLRREAYDGGDVRWGTTPFRIGLWVGGAVSPNSFDEAEKQIAEAKGAGDGKGAKVLQTLACPWCGSALSAQRDLHADGDLRRILLYCPNGEGKQACPFSQRRSPGEGLPILTVDEEIYRLAPGLLIATVDKLAQLPWRGQAGMLFGRVSDLCPRHGYRHADLDTRTKCGEKHQAKGKHAAVRSKPVTRLRPPDLIIQDELHLISGALGTTVGLFEAAVDELCGWPAQDAYGTTVRVGPKIVASTATTKRSADQISGVFARKSAIFPPQVIDIGDTFFSQQVELSKEAPGRRYLGICAHGVRMKQAEIRVAEILFLAGQTLFDRHGKPADPYMTLVGYFNATRELAGMRRFLDDDITTRVRIHGTRKGLSNRLLRRTEMLSVQELTSRISSADITEVLSRLEVSFDESMDTTVRRQAVADELREAGQRKQRLDFSKLGLRNEGTGAIDAVIATSMLQVGVDVSRFGLMMVVGQPKNTAEYIQASSRVGRDARRPGLVVALYNWTRPRDLAHFENFGHYHATFYRQVEALSVTPFARRSLDRTTAAAWIAAVRNATIPHSRNHDAYDLDLDGPVAQQVTERFLDRAETVGGPRARKYLGERIEVLKDAWARKKQGSARLGYEEAAWQGQRLSGLLNRATGATWDELTVAQSMRETENEINLLVPGAGLYDVVGGAPAWSYAAGAGRPGSDDEDSPEGDETGAVLDGKAERAGRHGKRAQG
- the drmB gene encoding DUF1998 domain-containing protein, which gives rise to MTDKSQHRRRVGSVRPSHLMYTGGVGALVDLPNFAVLVRGIDDWQYDAFEWADLKEPRLLRAVNGLIGEPYGAQVTQLRPAPWIDGTDNDPTGPASRVGVPVLPFPQWLRCTACNALGGLDSKIFTFENAKPRRPDQARFFHGNCTARRKGKGPLAVAARFVLVCQAGHLDDFPYASFVHRGGNCAEASHPRLEMLDHGGNQAANVKVRCVNCGSERNIRDAMGQRGEISLPHCRGRHPHLASFDPAGCKQRPKPLVIGASNQWFAQTLSVLAVPPTGGSALQGKVEQLWEHLQKAKSPEFLDMVWELPQFKPLHQWSQAEVFEAIEAHRAAAAEPPSSEGASYPDLLTPEWEIFTGPQLPEPTEDFALRDVPVPPALDGIFSHVVQAERLREVRALIGFTRLDAPDPEDPTLVARAPLSRGRVPAWVPASEVRGEGIFLRVSDELMADWEQRVAGTTALTAHRDAYVEFRRNRYSGRVEENDDPLRGWPGARYIALHTLSHLLIRAISLECGYSSASLSERIYAGREDDRRTGILMYTAVPDAEGTLGGLVALAEPEKFSRVVRRALHDAERCSSDPLCADRLPRPPHEDFLHGAACHVCLFVSETTCERGNRFLDRRFIVPVDGPDLVLLQGLK
- the drmC gene encoding DISARM system phospholipase D-like protein DrmC; this encodes MRWVRLLKAAAEAEAAAGVLALGALADGIAAGEPRATLLTVRSAAAYTEAAAAVLDAIDTDGLSREEAAAWLHGLAAGYAQRDREQEVSLVWSGPSSHRVPVRSTDRALLGLIAEARTELTLMTYSARRYPPLIEALQDAAARGVGLDIVVETLQGAGSALSGEEPASAFTDVPGARLWHWPPDKRAEPGAKTHAKLAVADRRTLLTTSANLTQSGVDRNIEAGTLIRGGSAPARAAEHVAELQRTGVLQRFW